Below is a genomic region from Lepidochelys kempii isolate rLepKem1 chromosome 5, rLepKem1.hap2, whole genome shotgun sequence.
GCTGCATAGAAATATGCTAACACACAACAGTCATGTTTAAGCCAGTGCATAGAGAAGATAAAGCACTTATGGTAATTGCAAATGTTAACAAGTCCATACAACTTGTTCAGTTTAGCAATGAGTTCATAGAAAAAGAGAATTTGAGTAGAAATGcgcaagcaaaaacaaaaaagatgacCTTCCAACTGTATAAAAACCACATACCAGTAATAGTAAAAAGACACCAGTGAAAAATATTCATCTCAGTCCCAAACACCCAACAGGCAAATAAAACCAGAGTAGACAAGCCTTTGGCGGACAATTTTAAGAGAGTCTAAATATGGCATTACATTTCTAAATAATCCACAAAATATATTATATGGCATATTCATATTAAATACTGGGTAGCCAATTCTGCAGATCTGATGCTAATGATGCTTTAGCCAATGAGAACATGATAGGTCAAGCTAAATAAAGGCCGGTGTATCACAACAGTGCTTGAGAAAGCAACAATTAAGGTCACCAACTCGTGCTTCAACAATTGTCATACTATCATCTATGGAGCAACACAAAGTTCTCTAGCTTTTCAGGGATGTGCCCTTTATAACATATGCTGTGATTCACTATAACACGAGCAGCAAGACACTGCAATGTAGTATGATTTATGGGCTGGATCAAATTTTTTGCCATTTCCTTCTCATCCAGCAAGTCACtagcagtttgtttatgcaagTTTGTGGTGTCAAAGTGTGAACCTGACTTGATAAGAAGATTCATGATGTCTGGATGGTTGTTCAGTGCAGCAATGTGCAAGGGGCTATTATCATCAGAGTCTCTGACATTTACATCAGCACCACATTCCACCAGTATAGCAGTAACTTGTAGAGAGGGGAACTTGCAAACAGGGTAACGACCCACACATGTAGTATTCTTATCAACAGCAAGGTGAAGTGGGCTGAAGTTATTCTTCCCTCTAGGCTGCAGTTTAAGAAACCTGTAaatagtttgctttttaaaatggtcCTGTTCTGGACTGCAAGGAACTTTTTCCAGCAAgcaaattaaatgcaaaatgatAGAAAGGGCTTTGTTCAGCTGTATTTGGTCAGGTGGACACTGAGTTTGCTTGATAGCCCGATCTATTTCGAGGACACTTTTGCACAGTATTCCCATAAGATCATCAAATGTAACGGTGGTGCCTAGGAGGCCTTTTGCCCTATCCTGTAGCATGAAGGAAAAGAGTTCAGCAAATGACAGTAAACTGCTGGCTGTCATAGGGCTCAGTGGATCTAAATTGCTTTGCTGCATGTCCAAAGCATATTTCCATAGGTTGATGCATCGTTTAAAGTTTCCAGAGTCTGCATAGACTGCACCTCTGTACCTAATATAATAAGATGTATCTGGGTGAGAAGGACCAAGAATACGTTCTCTAATTAACAGTGCTTGCATTCTCATCTCATCAGGGTCTGCAATAAGATTTTCTAGCTCTTCTGCACTATTCACCTCCTTGGCATAGTCATAAGCCATAATTAGTGTTTGTGGCACAGGTTTGCTGAGGATATTAGTCCTGTCACTGTACCTCATGTCCATAGCTCTTTTCCAGTATTTCAAAGCACCAAGAAGATCTCTTTTTTTGTCCACAAACGTTGCTCCTAAAAGCTCCAAAGCATTGATACGTTCTGCCTTACTGGTCTGTACATGCTGCGTCAGGAAGTCCACAATATTTGTATGACCTGTCACACTGGCTGACAGAAGGGGAGTCATTCCATAGCCATCTTTTTCCATCTTTGCACAGTATTTAAGAAGCATCTTCATGATGTCCAAGCTTCCAGATTCTGCACAGTCATGTAATGCAGTATTTCCtgacaagaaaagaaaatcttaaGTGCACAAAAATCATGGTATATTTATAGAGCTATACTAATAGCTAAAGAGCAATACTTCATGCATACATGTCAAAACAGGCAAGCTGCAAGTTAATACCTGGAATATGCTGGACTTGATTAAAATaccaaggttgtcaagcagctgtACAAGTGCAAAGTTACTTGATAAAATTAAAGATGTTTCAAGTAAACTTTTGTCTCATTACtccaaaaaaatacaaaacaaaacaaatcctggATCCTTCATTCTGTGGTAATTTCATATTTGCTTTTAAGGATAAAACATTAGCTCTAAACATGCTACCTCTGTCCTTCTAGACTTTTCATATATCCTTCCTCCCTTCCACTAcctgatttaaataaataaataaataatcaaaccACCTCCCAATACATATAAACTTATGCCAACTCTTCAGCAGGTTCATTTACTTGCACACGGTACTCTCATCCCCTACCTTTCATCTGGGTCTTTAGATAGTAAGTCTTTCAGGGCAGGGATTTTTCTTTCTGTACTTGTATAACACTAGCATAATGGGGCTCCAATCCCAACGGGGGTTTTCTGATGCTGTCATAACATTTAAATGATCTAGGAAATATGGCTATTTCATTTGTCTAATCTACATAAATTCAAACACTCTCGCCTTTGTATTTGATTAAATTATTCTACGGACACTGGGTTGATGAAGTAAAATGCATACAGCATATTTTGTCCACCTAGTCTTTATCCTAAAGTCTCAAGCTTTATCCCCCTGCTATTCTGGTTAGGATTCCCAAAGCCAAGAATAagttaatagaagaaaaaaatagtacaTTGTTTCTTGAAAATATCATGAGTGTAGTCTATACAAGAGAGTGTAAATTGTAAAACACATCTGAAGAATGTATTTTTAACGATCGATTATTTCCCATCATTACCACACTCCAAGTGTATCTTGTAAAATGTACTAAGTGTTCTAATGCAGTGTGTGGGAAGAATCCAGAAAAATGACAGCAAGCATTAATGACATTTCACCGAAAGCCATGTCTGCAGCAAAGCTGAAAGGAAACATTAGAAGCTACAGTCCACCAAATCTTTCATATACTCCGGAAGTACTGTAACTGAACGTCTTAGTTTAAATATGTACATTTCACCAGCAAAAAAAGATAACCAAACAATGTCTAGTGCAGCTGATTTCTTTAAAAAGTCCACAACTTAATACAAGCTGTTCTTTAGCTCTTCATCTGATACTACATTAACAAGACACTAATTAGAGAAATATCAAAGTTCACACAAAAATCCAGCTACAATTGCAGTGAAAATTCTAGCAAACAGTAAATTTCCTACAGCATCAGAACTAACTGGAAGTCAATTGAGGATCATACAACCAATGAGAATTATTATTTCCTTGCTAGCTGGTCAATATTTTTGGTGGAAAACGGTCACTCCACAGGAAATTAGATATATTATCTTATTGTCAGTCAGTTTTCCACTAGAACCTACTGTtacagcttctgcagctttgattatCGTTGCTCCAACCAGACACTTCACCATGTTCTCCTGCTCCATATTGTTCATGTACTttctgggccagatgctcagttgCATTCTAATGGCTTTGTGCCACCCGAGATCAGAGAGACTAAATCTGGCCAGCTAGGAAATTCTCTGGTGTGGGGGAGGTCCCAGCTGATACAAAGCCAATATATCTGCCCCCAGCACCACTCACTCATATTCAACCCAAATGTAGGTGGTGCGTCAGGGTCGAGAGCAGGTATAGTTGGCATATGCTATGCTCCAGCTATGCTCAAATGGTGTACAGTCTTAGAACTACAGCCAGCTGTCACTGTTGCACAGGTCACTCTACATTAGATTGTAGATCAATCCCAGTAATCAGAAGGTGGTGAACAATTTCTCTGACAGACCCTCCTTTTCCTTagcacagcagagaatctgggcCACAGTGTCTCTGGCTTTGTCTGGATTAGGAAAAGTGGTCAAAATTAGATCTGGCTCAGGTAGCATGTCTTAGCTAAACCTAAAGTACCCTTAACCTTTTTCTAATATTGATACAAGGTAACACCTTGTAGCTCAATTTAACTGGTTGAGTTGAAACTGAGGTCCAACTGCTATATTTATTTCTTGATCAACTAATTTAGACAGCAATCTTCTTTGTCTGTAGAAGGCTTTTGTTCTAACATTCCTACATCATACCTGTTTAAGAGTAGGACATACCAAACAAAACAATGGAGTCAAAGATAAATGATCAAAATGCATACAGCTGAACAAGAATGGCTGGGGATAAAGGTAAATACAGAATTACACATATTATGGTTTTATTTCCAAAAGTTCATTTCTGGTCTTCATTCTTGTCAGCCATGAATGTAGTCCAAAAACTTCACAGCAATTGTATGGCCATTAGCGAACTGGTGTCTCGGATCTTGCTGAAAGAAACACCTTTAGGGACAGCAAAAAACTCTTAAAATTTACATAAACATTCAAATACAATGATTTTTCCATGGGTAGCAAAGATATATTGTGTGTTTACTAAATAGAGTCTGGTCTATGTTGGAGATCAATACTACTATATTTAAGGATTCATTACGGATTGTTTCCCCTTCTTCCATTTTTCTGTAATATTGTGAACCATGTTAAAGGAACAATTTACATTGAAATATTTCTTCTACTGTATTGTAGTTAAGTACGTAAAACTTGTACATCTAAAAAACTTTGGGATATTCAATTAAGTCAGATCTAAGTTTTCTGAAACAGTCGCCAATGCTATTGCAgaagtgtcttttaaaaaaacaaaaaacaaaaaaaaccccagtattCCATATATACATAGTCAATTTGTTTCACATTTGTAAATCCTGATTATCAAATATGGCAgcaacatacttttttttttttttttaaagcattaggGCCTCATATTATTTAAAGTAGTTTCTACCCATTTTCAAAGTAAATTTTGTCTTCTGGCTTCCCAAAAAAGCTagataaaaaaagagagagtgttATAAGTTCTGCAAGAAAACTTTCAGGAACATTATTAGAAAACCCACCTTACTCATCTACACACTAGTAGCATGTAAGAAACTTGCCCTggcaataagccataaatctgtACAGAATGTAAgctttttggttgtttttaattttctggtTCTTATGGTTACAAAGATACCTTCTCTAAACATGAACTGGTGTAGTGAGGTTTTCTGGCGTCTGCATTAAAACAACTCAAATGCCTATGctgacagctgcagcagcatgaaaTTAATGGAACTCTGGTCAGTTTTACTGCCATTTGGAAAAGCTACTTAGTTCTTTTCATGTCAAGTTCCTTATACTACAAGAAGATATTAGTTTTCTAGGTCACCCTGTCCAAATTTATTATGCAACATGAAATGGTCTTCAGATCTAGTCAACACAGGACAACAAAAAAAGCCTTTAGTGCATACAGAGAAAAACAGAATTTGTGAattcaagagagacaaggtgggggatgtaattatcttttactggaccaacttctatcgGTGAGCAAGATTAGCTTTCGAGCTTACAGAGTTCTTTTTTAGGACTAGGAAATGTACTCAGATCATCAAGTTAAATAAAAGGTGGAGAAAACTGTTTAGCATAAGTGGTTAATACATTTCAAGGAACTGTTCAAGATGAAGTGACCAGTTAacatgtcggggggggggggggggggagggagagagaaagagggcgcAGGGGAGAGTGACATTTTGTGAATTCAAGTAATGCAATGAAGGGCTTATCTTCCTGTACAGCGCTACTGAGGCTCAGCTACACtggtgcagctatgctgctgtagtgctttagtgaagacgctCCTATGCCAACAAGACAATTTCTCTctgaagctctcctgtcaacatagcactgttACATGTGGGGTTAagtcggtataactacgtcatactacgtgtggatttttcacaccctccccccaagctATGCAGTTATTCCAATTAGTTTGTGTTCAGACCTGGCCTGAGATTAGTTTAAAACGACAGCTACTGATTACGTTCAGGGTCAGAGGAGCAAGGGGAAATTAGATTTCTTGTTGTCCACTTCTTAAATCTGAAGTATAGTCATACAATTTAGGCAAAAACTATGGGCCTAATGCTGGAAGATGCTGAGTGCTCTCAATTGCCACTTGATAAGTGTCCTCAATTTCTATGGACTTCACAGGATCCCATCTAATTAGTTTCATCCATAATTTGAGCAGCTCTCAtgacaaacattttcaaattacACCTACTTATGACATAGTATCAAatattgttgtatgcagtgttgtagctgcaTCGGTCCCAGGATAAGAGAgcgagaaggtgggtgaggtagtatcttttattgtttctctcaccaacagaagttagtccaataaaatattacctcacccaccttgtctctatagtTTCAGATAGTTATTTACAGAATCTATAGATTTGGAAAGTCACGTAAAAGTATACAGTTAATCTTGAATAAACTATAGTTCACCAAGATACATTTGCAGTGTCCTAACTTGACTTCTCATCACTCTAGGAAATTAAGTCACACCATCCCTACTGTCTTGAGTGTAGGGAAAAATTTTTTGGTCCCTGATTAGCCTACCCAATTTGCCAGGGATTTCCAAACTCCAGTGACATGTCTCAAAAGTAAATGGGATTAtggggcttttattttaacagacATCTCTCTTCCACTTATTGCAACCATGTATGGGTCCAGAGGATTCCTCCTTGATGGATGCCCTAAGACTTCATTAGGAATTAACAGGGAATACATGACACAGACCAAAACAACAGTTATTATCCATAGCTTAGTATAAGATGTCACTTCAAAAAATAATGTAATGTTTTGTGGACCACTTGCAGTCTTCATATCCTTTCTTGGTGGTgcacaaaaaaaatattttgagaaccaagcaATGGAGTGGAGGAGAGATTAGAACATTGGGTggggaatataaataataaagccatctctctcacacaaaaGAGTCTATAAAACAAAGGATGGAAAATGCTCAAATGTTACTGATCATTTTGTAAATGGTTTagtccaaaaaaccccaaaaaaaacCAGGACTCTCCTGTGACAATAACTATTCTACTAGAAATTGGCAATGGCCATAAAGCTTATCAAAATGTTAATCTTTTCATGGACAAAAACAACCTAGATCCTGGTCTTGTCAGCACTTACTACCAGAAGTTGCACTATTGATTTCCAGCAGCAGAAGTACTATACTTGACAGTGTTTTCAGGTTCAGGCctgtaatttatgaaaaactatGAAAAAAACCTCTCATTTCAACACTTGTCCAGTCCAGTAAGTTGTCTTTCAAAAAGTGTTAAACATAaattttaatattcattttgGTTGCACTGTCAACCAAATATCCACATCCTCACAACGTGTTTTTTTTCCTAGTGTTCTCTATCTattcatttaaaactgattttactTGTATAGTTTATAAGGAAGTGTCATTCTCCCACTGTTCAAAACCTCCCCATTTTTCTTTTTGGCAGGTTCTCAGCTGTGCCTTCTGATGGGAGCTCTGCCATAATATTTCAAACAAGCTAACTGTCCCAAAATAGGATTGAAATCAAAGTGACAGTCTCGCAACCTCCACATGAATTCAGAGACAAGGATATTTCCTGTAACTGTATGTCCTACCGGTCTAAACACATTCGATTTACCTTacaatttttgttcattttttccttAATTTTAGCCTTTTAGAATTGCAGAGCATTTatttactgcaactgaagtcaaacGCTAAGATGTGTCAGACATATCTAGAAAATGGAACAATATATGCGGAGTAACAatatatggggaggaggtgaccagccctctgtggagaaagaggtggttcaggactatttagaaaagctggacgagcacaagtccatggggctggatgcgctgcaaccgagagtactaaaggagttggcggatgtgattgcagagccattggctattatctttgaaaactcatggcgattgggggaaatcccggacgactggaaacaggctaatgtagtgcccatctttaaaaaagggaagaaggaggatcctgggaactacaggccagtcagcctcacctcagtccccgggaaaatcatggaacaggtcctcaaggaatcaattctgaagcacttagaggagaaagtgatcaggaacagtcatcaGGAAAAGTGAtcaggattcaccaagggcaagtcatgcctgactaatctaattgccttctatgacgagacaactggctctgtggatgaggggaaagcagtggacatg
It encodes:
- the FEM1C gene encoding protein fem-1 homolog C; this translates as MDLKTAVFNAARDGKLRLLAKLLANKTKEEVALLMSEKTSGATPLLMAARYGHLDMVEYLLEHCCASIEVGGSVNFDGETIEGAPPLWAASAAGHLKVVQCLLDHGASVNNTTLTNSTPLRAACFDGHLEIVKYLVEHKADLEVSNRHGHTCLMISCYKGHKEIAQYLLEKGADVNRKSVKGNTALHDCAESGSLDIMKMLLKYCAKMEKDGYGMTPLLSASVTGHTNIVDFLTQHVQTSKAERINALELLGATFVDKKRDLLGALKYWKRAMDMRYSDRTNILSKPVPQTLIMAYDYAKEVNSAEELENLIADPDEMRMQALLIRERILGPSHPDTSYYIRYRGAVYADSGNFKRCINLWKYALDMQQSNLDPLSPMTASSLLSFAELFSFMLQDRAKGLLGTTVTFDDLMGILCKSVLEIDRAIKQTQCPPDQIQLNKALSIILHLICLLEKVPCSPEQDHFKKQTIYRFLKLQPRGKNNFSPLHLAVDKNTTCVGRYPVCKFPSLQVTAILVECGADVNVRDSDDNSPLHIAALNNHPDIMNLLIKSGSHFDTTNLHKQTASDLLDEKEMAKNLIQPINHTTLQCLAARVIVNHSICYKGHIPEKLENFVLLHR